Below is a genomic region from Plasmodium relictum strain SGS1 genome assembly, chromosome: 13.
ttttttatttttcaaaaaagtaataaaatttgtacttgtttttaaattatttttttttgtgtatttttaataataagtaaattaaaaaatcttaaataaataagtatatatatatgtaaagaATGGTAGAAAAAAGATTAGAGGAAAACAATAAATTAGttttagaaataaaagatGGGAGAGAAAAGATATGCAATGGTGATGATggtaatgaaaaaaatggaaataataatgatatttcaggaataaaaaaaagacatttattaaatatttcagaaacaaaaaaaattataaatagttctaataatttattgGAAAAAGAAAACACAAAGTCTAATAATGAGAATAatgaaaacataaatataaaaagtatagtAAAAAATGAGAATATAAAGAAGGAAAATAATACAGAAGATGTAAATATtcttgaaaaagaaaaaaatgaaaaagaatttaaaaaatatgaattattaaattcagaaaataataatactgTAAAATTCTATAAACTTGAAGAAAAAGATTATATTAGTAATGAAAATAAGgataatcaaaaaaaaaaaatgtatattatAAAGGATGAAagtttcaaaaaaaaaagaatgaaaacagataaaaaatttcaaatcAAAAATTCATATGAAGATTCTTCATCAGAACATAATAGAACTTCTTTAAAAGTAAGttataaaattcataaaaaaagtaataaagaaaatataaagagaaaaaattatttatctaTTGCATTAGATGAAAATCAATGTTATGAAATAAACAAAAGTAGTATTTGTAcagataatataaaatttttagatTTCATAAATGATTATGAAcaaaatatgtattattttaaGAATTCTAAGtcatgtaataaaaaaaagaagaaaaaaaaaaaattgagtatgaaaaaaaaaaagagtgaTACTagagaaatattaaataattatatcttAAACGTTGATGATCATagtaaatataatgaaaattatagtAGTGAAAATTTAACTAAAAATTACAACACACCAGTAATTCATCATCTTTATAATGACAAAATAGTCACATATATTAGTGATTTGGATTAtgaacaaaagaaaaaatgtaaaaatgaaatatatttaaataactaTTCTAATACAATTAAAGAAACCAAAAGCTCaaagtataaaaatagaattaacattgaattaaaaaataaaagaagattTAACTTCCTTtctaaaaaaagtttattaagaaaaagaaaaaaaaaaattataatatttttaaatcataattACTCTGTTTGGGAAAATGGAAGATTTAATGATCATTTTTATAGGATTgttcataaaaattatgatctAGACAGtttagaagaagaaaaaatattaattgaTTATCACAAAGagagtaaaattaaaaaattaatatatagaaTATTTCCTCAATTTTCAATGTCCAGTTTACTTTTATATGTTACATTTATTCAGTggataatatttatttcactTATATCATTAAAATCTGATTTTCCTTTAACCCCTTCAGGTATTtctaaatacatatatatataatataggagttattaaaatattaaactttaaacaatatttttattttctgtaTATTTAAAggtaatttataaatatgtattttttttaaatatgttttttttttttttattatttctttagaTGATTCTTTAAAAAGTTTTGGTAGTAATTTTCCCcatgatatatttaaaaatgcgGAAATTTATCGTCTTTTTACATCTTTATTTTTGCATTCTAATTTTAATCATATTTGTGCAAATACGTATGTTCAATTAACTGTGGGatttttattagaatatatatatggcacttttattgttttattaGTATATGTATTTACAGgttaaaataaagaaaaaacaaatttatataaaaatataaattttattttatcattatatatatacatttatttatttattttatgtagGTATATATGGAATAATATTGTCGTCTCCATTAACTTATTGCTATTCAACAACTGAAAGTAGCAGCAGTTCTTCAGGAATTATTGGAATGTTCTTTTCGGAAATTTTAATGATGACTAATTTTAATGTAGATAAAATAAGCATTAGTGtacatttattttgtttttttcttttacttttatttcttaaattttctttaaatacaGTTAGTATTAACATATATAGCCACTTCTTTGGTTTTCTTGGAGGTaaaatttgtatatatatatatatatatatgtatgcctgtttatatatacatttttatattttttttttttaggattTTTAATTGGAGTTATATTAAAACGCAAGcaattgaaatattttttaagaaataatttattaattcaaaTATTATGTTCTGTCTTTCTTATAATAAGTTTGGCAGCtgctatttttatttcaactTTTGTTGTACATAAATGTTAAAATcctatttgaaaaaatagatcctttaatataattaataaatatatgcacATATATATTGTGTAATTttactataattttttttctattcaAACTATCTTTTTCTCATCCTTAAAgattaacttttttaaaattttttattatttttcatattctttttttaaatgctcatttaaatttattatttttacttttatttttattttattttatttatttattttttttttttttgttcaaaaaaaaagttatttttgtcattttttgtatttttagaatgaaaaactttttaagaaaatgtatatatatttatatatttcagaATAAATGCTTTAATATAAACTTTTATTTGCATCTtttgtatttaaaattattattatttattaataattattattaataatttattgttAATTAAACATGAAGAAGGTAATAATGGAAAATGAGCcaaaatgataaattatcATTTCTTCACTACTTTTTATATGTACTATATAtgtaggaaaaaaaaaaaattttttaaatttgaattaatttttccttAATGTTTTAcaaaatatcatttttttgcttcctttaatatatatttacaaatttaaataaaaaaaaaataaataaaataaatattaatcttttttttttgtcttattttattttcttcaaaaatatattaatgcattattaaatatttgatATTCCTATGttactttaattttttaataataatactttttatgaaaaaatgaaCAACAGAATAACtctagttttatttttttatttgaaaataaattaattggtaattttatagaaacttgtaattaataaaaaaaaaaaaaaaatacccattttatatttttattagaaataatgagtacatctttttattttatatcaaTCATATtaagatttttattttactgataacaaattatttattcaattatggttttatgtaatatataattgaaaaaaattaaaaaaataagtatattgaTGAACATTTTACCCACATAGaaatataagaataaatTACTAGAATAgttagtaataaaaatagtaatattgACAATTATTAtaagttttatattttatttatgaaaataaattcaGGATATTTTCTTTCTCctctttttacttttaaaatatagataTTTAATTATTGAGTGATATAATtactaataatttatttataaagtgaattattataaaaacttataaaaaatttacaatgATTTTCGTGattaattcatatatatatagggttatttatgtgtatatattttaaaaataagtgTATCTACtattcaaaaataaatgCTTCTGTGTATATTTacaattattaatattatttttaagtgaatctttaatatttaagttacaaaaattaaaaaaaaagaaaaaagaaaaaagaaaaaagaaaaaagtaaaaagaaaataaaataaaatacaataatattataagGTATATATTATTTGGATTTTACAATTATcacaatatttttaaataaaaatattttctttttattatatctcACGTATAATatgttacaaaaaaaatttatttttctttaatatacTTGATATTtctcatataatttttatttattaatataaattaacatttcatatataatatatattttcattattaataattcaaGATATTAAACAATGTGaatattgtaaaaaataatgtaaaaaaaatattaaattttaatatgagtaaaaatgatatatttgCTCCTactctatttttattatctggATTCAcaaataagtaaaaaaaaattttttatgtatttatatttaaatttgtattattttatttaaatacatatatatatgtatgtatttttcttataatttaGAAAACTTTATccattataaaatttttttatatgtgtatatatctattttttaattttactttcATACATTCTTGTTAACTAATAAAACTTATAAccttttttcataattttttttacttacgTAAAATTGTCATAGATtaactcatttttttttttttttttgataattaaAAGATCTTTATATACTGtacaataatatttttttttaatttttttttttttttttttatattacgaTAAATATcgtaaactttttttttcagtaggattctaaaataataagtttattttataacattcaaaaataaatatgaaaattcaaaaataatatatattttttttttcttttttttaacaattgttttaaattttgaaattaatcctaataataaaaaattaaactgaGAGTCGATCTTTTTAAGACAATGTATTACTATTATATGTATCATTGCTATTCAAGTTTCTTTTAGTATTACTATATATAAGCTATTCAAAtagctttatttttttattcatgtttaatttattttattattttttatatcattactAGTCTATATATTAAAGCATTTAAATTGCTTGATTTATccttattatataaaatgtttattataaaaagtaatttaGAAAGCGATAACTCATTGGATATTAGCGTAAAAAAAGAGCACAATGCAATAaacaaatttataattatattgattattataattaatatattaagtCTTATATTTACCTTATTATTAgctataaaattttatctatggtaataataaaaaaaaaaaaaaagtaatacaATTTAATTTCACTAAagattattaatattttattttatttattataattttttttttttttttgtatttttttactagtttttttaatgtaacaTCTTTTCTATTCATTTTAACACAAACATGCTTATGGTCGTATTTAGCAATTTTAAATGTTTATGAtcaaaaatatgttttttcaattttttctttcttgggaattaatttatatacacAAGTATTCAAAAcaacataaatttttaagtatattAACAGTattagtaatatttttttttcttttttttttagtgttataaaaatttaaacaaGTTATTCTTATCCGATGATATTCAAGAATACCATTTCATGTCGATTGCACTTTCTCATTTAccatttctttatatatgttATGATATTGTAATATTTCAGTATGatagtatttttattaaaagtaatagaaataatattttaataaataaatctataggatatttttaaatttctctTATACTTTAAAAGccatagatatatatatatatatatatattaattcatttattaaaaatatatttatatattattgttaaatgtaataaatatatatatttttattttttgaaggTACTTTAGATTACACTTATAATGATAAatctttaataatattaaattttttaagagGAATATTTTGTTCTTTATGTATAGCTacaatttttgttatttctttgattttaaatatacaaaatacATTTCGTACATATCCTTTACTGAAACTATCAGATtctaaaacaaaaaaatacctatgtaaaaaaaaaaataaataaataaatttatatgtattaataAAGGGGAAATACTTCacaatatatattatgttttaataaaGTGAAGTTCAtctcttttttaataaatgaaatatatcgtatataatttttatttaaatttttttttttttttttttatcagtttctgtatttttgttttattttattgattCGCAAATAAGAATTATTACATTTCTCTTTATTATAGAAACATACGAAGTAAAtccatttaaaatatttgtttttatcttCTCTCaggtttttataaaataaaaataaaaaatataatagtattaattattattttttcatatatataaaatattttttctatgaattatattttttaatatagatATTGACTATATGTGTATGTATTGCTTTTGATACtcacatttttaaaaatattattattggaATATCCTCAATTTTAGTTTCTCCTTTGTCTATAATACTACATTCAACAAATAGGtgagaattaaaaaaataaaaaatatatatatgttatttttatagattgaattctttatttcttattaaaatattattttttttttttttaatgtagaAATTATGGGAATGAAAGGGTTGTAAGACTTAGTAAATTATTGATAAATTTTcgattttttgaattttttttaattcttttttatggATCGTTATACTATGATGATGAAGAAATAGGAAAcacttttatattatatatacagtaaaataatatttttagaaaactttttaatttttttaaattatttatattctttttatatagaattttataaatttatcttATTATATGCACatgtgttttttttttttttttttgtaggcTTATTAatctaatattattattttttctaataataatttataaaaaagtgTTGTCATGTAAAAGAAATTTTGAAGAAAATGGTGACGATTTTAATGTAGATTTATATaacaatataaatgataactaagtttatatattttgaaataataattctGAAAGTATTAGATGtttaacttaaaaaaaataagtaaaatttattttttttttttaaaataaatattatttttttaattattttttttttctttcattcattcattctttttttttttttttttgtcattaattttatttatataataatagttttgtcatatttaaaatagataaaataacATCATAATCAATTTGTTCGcctaaaaataaagaaaattaagcTTTTAATTTCGTataacgaatatatatatattttttattttattttttatttcattttttttttttttttgtacatCTAAATTTGTTAAAACTAGTTGTGTAGCAAATGTCTCcagtattttttatattttttttatatgtctCTAAATATTCTTCTAAGTTCTCTATGACATTCTTATTTGCTGAATaggataatgaaaataaattatatatattaactttttattttattttttttttcccttttctattttataccattattattgttatcttttttattaataataaatgcctaaaaaaaagaaatgtttttgaatacagaaaataaaattaatacatGGAAAGTAAATTAACGTCTTGTTAATTAAATTACTTCGTAAGCAAGAGATGATATGCAATTAAATGATATGAGATCTAAATCCTTTTTTGTTACAATATTAAGTAGAATTTTcaatatctatatatatgtatttatatagaatatatatatcaatttatataaaaaaaaaaatttattatataaatttattttaattacttTTTCACTATAGCTCTTTAAGTCAAACCATAATGGTTTTATTTTAACtgtctttaaaaaatataaatatatatttttttattatatattattgtatataaacatttttaacatctattattataaatatatgatcacatatatatatgtttactATTAATAGGAAAAATAGtttatgaataataattttatgatTTCTATTTAAATGCAATATATTCCTTAAAAAGAATGGTCTAAAGGAgtagataaaattaaaacaaaatgaTTTCGTTTTTAAATTCAAAGTTGTTGacaataataaaacatttaTTATTGCAAACAATAAATCATTTTGTATATCATCCCATTCCTATgaaacaaaagaaaataaaaataatttaattatatgaatataaaattaattaaaaaaaaaatatatatttatatttaattataatttaacgCTTAAAAAAGAactattaattaaaaaaataaaaaagctaAAAGCTTCCTCATCGAGTAAGACAACatcctataaaaaaaaaaaaaaaaaagaataaaaagaataaataaataaataaaatggaatgaaaaaaaaaattttaatattataaatataaaaatgttataaaaattttgtaaaaaattatgtaacaTTACATTTGTTAATAATAGACTTAATAAAAGAGACAAAGATGAAACTCTAATATTATCGTGTTCACTAGTTACTAAAGGATAATACAAACTTTttctaattataaatttttctttattattttctatactAATTAAAGATTTATCATCTTGTGATAATATATCCTCGGCATTTTTATCAAATGATGTTGATAATTTAACTAGTAATGGTGAAACGGTTTTAATAGAATTAGGCAAAGGTAATATGAGTAAAGATAgtattaataaagataaacTCTTAAAATGATAATTTGTAGATTGAATGGAATATATCAATAGATGTATTAGTGATATAGAAGATGATAgaacatttatattttgaatttgataattttttctacagtgcataattaaatttaataaaaaataaaaaaaggagtTTTCAAATTTGGGAAAATTAATACACAATTCTGTCTTTTTCATTAAGCCATCttgtttattaaaatattcttttaatgaattttttacataaattgATAATTTCTGTAATAaagtaattatattaaatatatctgTTTGTGCGtatatttctaaattttcaaagaatataaaaaagaaagaaaaaatatcattaatTTCTTCTGATTTGTTTTCTAATGTATTCATATATCTAATAACCGTGCTCatcattttatataaactTACAGATTTTGAATATTCTACAGAATACTTtcttaatttaattattaaataataaacgTAAATTATATAGTTATTCTGTACATTATCCATTTCTacattttcaaaaatattttttactaaatcctataaaaattaattaaaagaaataaaatgaaaatatattatatatatatatatatataatattttaatgtattctttaaattataaattatataaaaaaaaattattttccatttttaacgaactttattttttgaaatgcACAGGTATAATCTATTATCTATTTGATCCATTTGTTTTGATGAATGTAAAGATAATTCTAATTTCattatgtaaataataaatgaaaaaaagttGTTATAGTTACTGCtgttaatttttaaagaaaaaaggcAATCAAAAGCgaagtaaatattttttattttttttatatctaacCATAATTGTAAGTTAATTTTAtgcatttcttttttaatgtaGTTAAAAACAGTTAATATGTTTTCTTtagttataaaataataggaATATGATAAAGacatgaataaaaaaaatgggtTAATAGTAATTTCAGaatcattaaataaaaatatactttcAACATAGTTGTTTATTCTACTGCTATTCAATTTCCTTTCAATAAAAACTTTGTCATAATTTAAACtaagataaaatatataaattactgTTTCTATTATTCCTTCATTATCATTAAAGTTAAATAACAATActttagaaaaataaaaatcattcttttttattatttctatcaGTATATccttttgatttttttttcctttaaatattttatcttcATAAATTAATAGATTTAAAATTCTGTAGCAGTCaaaatcttaaaaaaaaaattgaagtaat
It encodes:
- the ROM8 gene encoding rhomboid protease ROM8, putative, with product MVEKRLEENNKLVLEIKDGREKICNGDDGNEKNGNNNDISGIKKRHLLNISETKKIINSSNNLLEKENTKSNNENNENINIKSIVKNENIKKENNTEDVNILEKEKNEKEFKKYELLNSENNNTVKFYKLEEKDYISNENKDNQKKKMYIIKDESFKKKRMKTDKKFQIKNSYEDSSSEHNRTSLKVSYKIHKKSNKENIKRKNYLSIALDENQCYEINKSSICTDNIKFLDFINDYEQNMYYFKNSKSCNKKKKKKKKLSMKKKKSDTREILNNYILNVDDHSKYNENYSSENLTKNYNTPVIHHLYNDKIVTYISDLDYEQKKKCKNEIYLNNYSNTIKETKSSKYKNRINIELKNKRRFNFLSKKSLLRKRKKKIIIFLNHNYSVWENGRFNDHFYRIVHKNYDLDSLEEEKILIDYHKESKIKKLIYRIFPQFSMSSLLLYVTFIQWIIFISLISLKSDFPLTPSDDSLKSFGSNFPHDIFKNAEIYRLFTSLFLHSNFNHICANTYVQLTVGFLLEYIYGTFIVLLVYVFTGIYGIILSSPLTYCYSTTESSSSSSGIIGMFFSEILMMTNFNVDKISISVHLFCFFLLLLFLKFSLNTVSINIYSHFFGFLGGFLIGVILKRKQLKYFLRNNLLIQILCSVFLIISLAAAIFISTFVVHKC